The Rufibacter sp. DG15C region AAAACATGGGTTGGAGCGGATTGAAAATCTTTTACTGCTTTCAGGCCCACTTTAATGGACGAGGCCATCCCAGATTCCCACTCCTCATTTTGCAGAAGGGAGATGTTATAGTGAGAAATCTGAGCAGTTAGGCTGTCGGCATTGGCGCCCAATACTACTAGCACCTGCTCTGCCTTAGTACCAAGAGCCGTTTCAATGGCGTGTTGCAGCAGCGTTTTTCCTTGGTAGTAGAGTTGCTGTTTGGCGTGCCCGAGCCTTGAGGAGGCACCTGCGGCCAAGATGATGATGCTTGTCGGGGCCATGCGTTAGCCTATGGGGTTTTCTAGCACAACTTCCCCTTCTGGGGCATGGATGCTTTGTTTCTTGTCCCGTAGAAAACCTCCTTGCCGTTGCGCGAAAACTGCTTTTATCTCAGAGAGAATGGATAAGGCTATCTCCTCTGGAGTTTCGGCGCCCAGGTCTAACCCAATGGGTCCATACAAGTTCATAAGCAACTTATCTGTTAGTTTTAAACCGGCATCCTGCAAATCTTGCAGGAGCAGGTTGAATTTCTTTTTGGGACCCAACACGCCTATATAAGGCAGGGAATGGGGTAGCAGCACTTTTAAGGCGGCCAAATCATAGTTGTAGTTGTGCGTCAACAAGACAACTGCGGTGTACTTGTCTAGTGTCAAATGGGTCAAAAGCGCTTCTGGTTTAGAAACTAAAATCTGCTGCGCCCAAGGAAATCTTTCTGCAGTGGCATAATTGGCCCTGCCGTCTACCACGGCTGTGTGCCAACCTAAGAGTTGGGCCATGTTCACCAAAGGCATGGCGTCGTTTCCGGCCCCACAAATCACCAGGGCTGGCGCTGGATGGATTACTTCTATAAAAGCGGTAAGCGACTGTTCTGCTAAAGCGTAGATATTGTTAATGGATTTTTCTTGATTCAAGGCAGTCTGGGCATCTTGCTCCAATTGGTGGGACAAAGCCTCTGGAACAGTCTCAGAAGCCAAAGAAATGCCAGAAGGCAGTTGCGCCAGGCAAGTCCCTGGTTGATCCGCTTTGCGGTCTTGCAAGGAAAAAAGCGTGACTAGGACCGCAGTCTGCCTTTTGGCAAGGACTTGCTGCAAAAGCGCAATGGGGTGATTGGTAATTGCTGGATTGATAGGCTCAATTAAGATATGGATGATGCCGTTACACCCCAGACCTACCCCCAGTTGCGCGTCATCCTCGTCCATGGTGTCATATTTCACCAAGGAGGGTTTGCCTTGGGCCATGGCTAAGCGCGCCTTCCGGAGTGCATCGCCCTCCAGGCACCCGCCACTGATTGCCCCGGTGAGCTGCCCGTCTTCAGATACCAGCATGCGGGCGCCGGGTCTTCTGTAGGATGATCCTTCTAACTGAACCACGGTGGCCAGGGCCGTTTGCTTTCCCGCTTTCTGGTGCATGGCAAAAGCGTGTACAATGTCCGTGATTTCTTTCATGGGCGCGGGGCAAAAACTAACTGAAACGAACCTTTAAAGTACTGATTCTACTGGAGAAGGGAAAAATGGTTTTCGGCGTAGATCCTACAACGGCGGAAGATAGATCAGGAACCTGGTGCCCACGCCAATCTGGCTGGTGACTTCAATGTGCCCGCCCATGGCATCTAAGTGGCTTTTAACCAGGTACAATCCCATGCCGCGCCCGTCCTGTTCTTTATGGAACCGCTTGTAGAGTTTAAAGATGTGGCCCCTGGCTTTTTCTGTGTCAAACCCAGAACCGTTGTCTGAAAAAGAGATGGCCGTGGCTTTCTCTTGGTTCCCGAAGCATTTGATGGAGATTTTGAGCGGTCTGTCCTCCGCCTTGTACTTGAGCGAATTGCTGATGAGGTTATGGAAGATGCTGTAAAGGTAGGCTTTGTTAGCCCTCGCAAACAGGCGCTCACTGGTCTTAATGGTTACCTCGGCGTTGGACTGGTCTAACTGCTCCTTGAAAGATGCCAGGGCTTGGTCCAGTACATCGCGCACGTCTACCTTCTCCAGCCATAGGTTCCCAGCGCTGTCTCGTACGGTTAGAATAGTGTTCATGTCCCGCAGCACCGTATCCAATTGCTGGATGCTCTGGCTAAGGTAGTCCAGGGAAATGTCAAAGGCCTTGGAGTTTTTGTCTGCCTGGCTCATGAGCTTGGTGATTCCCAGCGCATTAGAAACTGGCGACCGTAGGTTATGGGAGACAATGTAGGTAAACTTCTGCAGGTCGCTGTTCTGGCGGTACAAGTCATCTGCCAGCTTGGATAACTCCATCTCTGAGTTCTTAAGGTCTGTGATGTCTGTCTGTACCACCACATATGAAGTCAGTTCTCCTTTGTCATTGAAGATGGGAGAGATGTCCACGGAGAGCCACACGTCTGTGCCGTCTTTTCGGCCATTGGGGGCTTTAAAGGAGACCAACTCGCCTTTGTATAAATTTTCCCACGGCGGAGAAGCGTCTGTGTTTTGAGTATTATGGCTTTTTAAAAGGTGTTTGGGTTGTTGGCCAAGGGCTTCAGCCATGGTGTAGCCCATGAGTCTGGTAAAACCTACATTCACCCACTGAATGCGCCATTCACTGTCACAAATGAGCACCCCGTTTTTGGTTTTGCTGGCAACAAGTGCTAGCCTTTCCAGTTCTTGTTCGTTGTGTACCTGGTCCGTGACATCTTGCAGGATGCCAATAAAGCGCACCAATTTCCCTGCTTCTGAAAAGATTGGGGTAATGCCCATGGCAATGAATATCTCCTTGCCATCTTTGGTGTAATTGGTGAGCGTGGCATTAAACGGTTCTTGCTTGTGAAGCATGTCACGGATGTAACCTACCGTGGCTTGGTCTGTTTTAGGGCCTTGCATGAGTACCCCCGGCTTTTTGCCTACCATGTCTTCTAAGGTAAAGCCCATTAAATGGGTAAAGCCTTTGTTAACCCACTCCGTAATGCCATTGGCATCTGTGATGACCACCCCTTGGGTAATCTGGCTAGCCACCAATGCCAGTTTCTCTAGTTCTTCTTTGGTTTCTACAAACTCAGAGATATTATCAAAGTAGATGGATAGGCCTTCTTGAGAGGAGTATGCTTTGATTTTAAACCATTTCCCTAAGCCTCTGTGGTAGGTAGTAAAGGTAGCCGTGTTCCCTGTGTTCATCGCCTTGTATAGATGGGTATACGAAACTCCTCCAATGGCTTCTGGGAAAACCTTCCACAAAAACTCTCCATTGTGCAGGTGACGGTCTATGGGCAACAAACGCTCTGCTTCTTTATTGAAAAACGTAATCCGCCAATTGTTATCCACTATCAGCAAAGCGTCTGTGATACTTTCAAAAAGAGCATTCAGCTTCTGATTCTGCCTTTCTATGGTATAGGACGCCTCCACAATAGAAGAGATGTCACGGGCCATGGAGTACATTGTGGCGTCTTCCTCTGACCAAACAGAAGACCATTGCACCGTCAATACATGTCCGTCTTTGTGCACGAGTCGGTTTTGAAAGTCCTTTCGTTTGGTGCCTGACATGAGCTCCTCTACCACCGCAATGGTTTTGGCAATGTCTGCTGGATAGATGAACTCTGTGAAATGCTTGTTAATTACTTCTTCAGGGCGGTATCCAATGATGTCTAGGCTGGCATCGTTTATAAAAGTGTAAACACCATTGTAGTTTAAAGTGCATACCATGTCCAGGCAGACCTGCGCAAATTTCGGCCAATTGATGGTGCTATTTCCCATCTGCACAATATCTCTACTTTTCTCTCTCACAACACACCCCTTTGTTTTATAGAACGAAGTATGTCCTTGATTGATTGGCTTTTACTGGAAAATAATTGAGCGTTAGCAAGAAATGCTATTTCTATAATTTTCCGATGCAATGTCTCCAGTAAATGGAGAGGTGAGTGTGACGAAAGAAAAGGAATAAGAGAGGTTTAATTACCAAGAGGTGCCGATTTTGGCTTGTTTTCTGGAAAGTAGTCCAAAATCGAGGTTAGTAATTTATTAGGGAAATAATACTGCCGAAGCGAAGATAAAGCAGATAGGTATAAATTCTGAGGTGAGGATATCTACATAAACGGCTCTTCTTTTCTTGGTGGCATTATATCCAAGTAGCTGAGCATAGGGAGAATAAGGTTGAACCGTAAGTAATATCATCTCTCTTCCGGTTTAAATCTACCTTTCACGTATAAGCACATATATAAGCGGTGTATCCAGCTACAGTTCAATGTTAAGAGAGCAAAATTAAGCTCTTCTCCTTTCCCTAAGGTCTTCCTTCAGGCCAAGGCCGCCTTTGTCCAAATTCCACTCAGCTCTAATTTCAGTATGATTCTCAAGAAACTAATTACCGGCATTGCCGCATTTGACCATATCTCAGAGGGTGGCCTGCCATTAGGCAGAACCACGCTTGTCACCGGCAGCACGGGCAGCGCTAAAACTCTTTTTGGTGCTCAGTTCCTAGCCATGGGTATCATGGAGTTTGACCAACCTGGCGTTTTCGTGACGTTTGAAGAGCACCCAGATGACATACGAAGCAACTTGAGAAGCTTCAACTGGGACATAGATGCTTGGGAAAAGGCAGGGAAATGGGTGTTTGTAGACGCTTCGCCCAAAGAAGAGGATACAATAGCCGTGGGTGAGTTCAACTTGAACGCGTTTCGTGTACGGTTAGAACATGCCATTGCCAAAACCAAGGCGAAGCGGGTAGTAATTGATTCTATAGGCAGCGTTTTCTTACAATTTCCGGAAGAGACATTCACCATCAGGAGGGAGCTCTCCAAGATTGTGATGGCGTTGAGGCGGTTGCAAGTAACTTCCATCATTACGGCAGAGCGTACCGAGGAGTACGGGAAGATTTCAAGGTACGGGGTGGAGGAGTTCTTGACAGACAACGTCATCATTCTAAGGAATGTGCTCAGCAATGAAAAACGCCGCCGCACCATTGAAATCCTAAAGTTTAGAGGAAGCAATCATGTGAAAGGAGAGAGCCCTTTCACCTTGACCCCAGAACGGGCAGTGGTGATTGTGCCCCTTTCTGCCATGCGCCTTGATCATAAATCTTCTAACAAAAGGATACCTTCAGGTGTACCGGCGCTAGACGAAATGTGCGGGGGTGGCTTTTTTAGGGATTCACTCATTCTAATCTCTGGCGCTACAGGGGCGGGTAAGACGCTTATGGTTTCCAGTTTTATAAACGGCATGGAAGATGAGAAGGAAACCGGTCTTATCATGGCTTTTGAAGAAAGCCGGGAGCAGTTGTTCCGTAACTCAAAGGCCTGGGGACAGGATTTGGAAAAGCTAGAAAAGGATGGCCGGCTCAAAGTAGTATGCATTTATCCAGAGGTTGCTTCATTAGAAGAACACCTAGTCCACATCCAGGAACTGGTCAAGGAATTGAAGCCTTCACGCATTGCGATAGACAGTATATCTGCACTTACCCGAAATCCGTCTGATAGCGGGTTTCAGGAGTTTATAACCGCGCTAACGGCCTTCTTGAAACACGAGGAAATCACTTGCCTGTTCACTGCCACCACTCCTATGCTCACTGGAGGCACCTCGGTCACGGAAGGCAGCATTGCCACCATCACAGACACCATCATTTTACTGCGTTACGTGGAGAAGCCCGGAAATATGCTCCGTTGCCTCTC contains the following coding sequences:
- a CDS encoding PAS domain-containing sensor histidine kinase — encoded protein: MREKSRDIVQMGNSTINWPKFAQVCLDMVCTLNYNGVYTFINDASLDIIGYRPEEVINKHFTEFIYPADIAKTIAVVEELMSGTKRKDFQNRLVHKDGHVLTVQWSSVWSEEDATMYSMARDISSIVEASYTIERQNQKLNALFESITDALLIVDNNWRITFFNKEAERLLPIDRHLHNGEFLWKVFPEAIGGVSYTHLYKAMNTGNTATFTTYHRGLGKWFKIKAYSSQEGLSIYFDNISEFVETKEELEKLALVASQITQGVVITDANGITEWVNKGFTHLMGFTLEDMVGKKPGVLMQGPKTDQATVGYIRDMLHKQEPFNATLTNYTKDGKEIFIAMGITPIFSEAGKLVRFIGILQDVTDQVHNEQELERLALVASKTKNGVLICDSEWRIQWVNVGFTRLMGYTMAEALGQQPKHLLKSHNTQNTDASPPWENLYKGELVSFKAPNGRKDGTDVWLSVDISPIFNDKGELTSYVVVQTDITDLKNSEMELSKLADDLYRQNSDLQKFTYIVSHNLRSPVSNALGITKLMSQADKNSKAFDISLDYLSQSIQQLDTVLRDMNTILTVRDSAGNLWLEKVDVRDVLDQALASFKEQLDQSNAEVTIKTSERLFARANKAYLYSIFHNLISNSLKYKAEDRPLKISIKCFGNQEKATAISFSDNGSGFDTEKARGHIFKLYKRFHKEQDGRGMGLYLVKSHLDAMGGHIEVTSQIGVGTRFLIYLPPL
- a CDS encoding NTP transferase domain-containing protein, translated to MAPTSIIILAAGASSRLGHAKQQLYYQGKTLLQHAIETALGTKAEQVLVVLGANADSLTAQISHYNISLLQNEEWESGMASSIKVGLKAVKDFQSAPTHVLFMLCDQPLITTELLNAMMQAKEQTHKEIVGSSYAGTIGAPMLFDASLLNELMQLSGQEGAKKLLSKYPEKIVAIPFPDAALDIDTQQDYQALQDLEAS
- a CDS encoding XdhC family protein — protein: MKEITDIVHAFAMHQKAGKQTALATVVQLEGSSYRRPGARMLVSEDGQLTGAISGGCLEGDALRKARLAMAQGKPSLVKYDTMDEDDAQLGVGLGCNGIIHILIEPINPAITNHPIALLQQVLAKRQTAVLVTLFSLQDRKADQPGTCLAQLPSGISLASETVPEALSHQLEQDAQTALNQEKSINNIYALAEQSLTAFIEVIHPAPALVICGAGNDAMPLVNMAQLLGWHTAVVDGRANYATAERFPWAQQILVSKPEALLTHLTLDKYTAVVLLTHNYNYDLAALKVLLPHSLPYIGVLGPKKKFNLLLQDLQDAGLKLTDKLLMNLYGPIGLDLGAETPEEIALSILSEIKAVFAQRQGGFLRDKKQSIHAPEGEVVLENPIG
- the kaiC gene encoding circadian clock protein KaiC; this translates as MILKKLITGIAAFDHISEGGLPLGRTTLVTGSTGSAKTLFGAQFLAMGIMEFDQPGVFVTFEEHPDDIRSNLRSFNWDIDAWEKAGKWVFVDASPKEEDTIAVGEFNLNAFRVRLEHAIAKTKAKRVVIDSIGSVFLQFPEETFTIRRELSKIVMALRRLQVTSIITAERTEEYGKISRYGVEEFLTDNVIILRNVLSNEKRRRTIEILKFRGSNHVKGESPFTLTPERAVVIVPLSAMRLDHKSSNKRIPSGVPALDEMCGGGFFRDSLILISGATGAGKTLMVSSFINGMEDEKETGLIMAFEESREQLFRNSKAWGQDLEKLEKDGRLKVVCIYPEVASLEEHLVHIQELVKELKPSRIAIDSISALTRNPSDSGFQEFITALTAFLKHEEITCLFTATTPMLTGGTSVTEGSIATITDTIILLRYVEKPGNMLRCLSVLKMRGTNHDSSIRRYSIDGAGIRIGEPLEILSGILSGNPVVISQNE